Proteins from a genomic interval of Pseudomonas versuta:
- the tssE gene encoding type VI secretion system baseplate subunit TssE: MSQINPSLYETLLQNFDGELDLYSVPEEDQYTLSVLDNLQRILNSRAGSLSHLPDYGLPDMGLTLQGLPGAAHELMGTLVNTLLKYEPRLAALHIDLLEQTRPGHLEYALHAQLKGGGQVTFGTSLGAEGKVLVRHLKRQNYLPLP, encoded by the coding sequence GTGAGCCAGATCAATCCTTCGCTCTACGAAACGCTGCTACAGAATTTCGACGGCGAGCTGGACCTTTACAGCGTCCCGGAAGAGGACCAGTACACCCTGTCAGTGCTGGACAACCTGCAACGCATCCTCAACAGCCGGGCAGGGTCGCTCAGCCACCTGCCGGACTACGGCTTGCCGGACATGGGCCTGACCCTGCAAGGACTGCCGGGCGCCGCGCACGAGCTGATGGGCACGTTGGTCAACACCTTGCTCAAGTACGAGCCGCGCCTGGCTGCGCTGCATATCGACCTGCTGGAGCAGACCCGGCCGGGTCATCTGGAATATGCCCTGCATGCGCAGCTCAAAGGGGGCGGGCAGGTGACCTTCGGCACGAGTCTGGGGGCCGAAGGCAAAGTGCTGGTGCGCCATCTGAAGCGGCAGAACTATTTGCCGCTGCCGTAA
- the tssJ gene encoding type VI secretion system lipoprotein TssJ, producing the protein MSRTVFNLLPVAVFGVLLGGCGLTQSLSDTGSSTTRAIFYKQVKTLHLDFSARAGMNTDEADMSGVSVSTVVRVYQLRDIKALNKAGYDSVLNDADNLLRADLLAQRALVVKPAAGAHLNMALDNDAQFVTVVALFRTPDTRLHTWRLTLGRDELDPQRARVIELGNNRLTLQPLAQE; encoded by the coding sequence ATGTCGCGTACCGTTTTTAATCTATTGCCGGTGGCAGTATTCGGTGTACTGCTGGGCGGCTGCGGCCTGACCCAGAGCCTGTCCGACACCGGCTCGTCTACGACCCGGGCGATCTTCTACAAGCAGGTGAAAACCCTGCACCTGGACTTTAGCGCCCGCGCAGGGATGAACACTGACGAGGCGGATATGAGTGGTGTGTCGGTGTCCACCGTGGTGCGGGTCTATCAGCTGCGCGACATCAAGGCGCTGAACAAGGCTGGGTACGACAGCGTGCTGAACGATGCCGACAATCTGCTGCGTGCCGATTTGCTGGCGCAGCGGGCGCTGGTGGTCAAGCCAGCAGCGGGCGCGCACCTGAACATGGCGCTGGATAACGATGCGCAGTTCGTCACGGTGGTTGCGTTGTTTCGCACCCCCGATACCCGCCTGCACACCTGGCGCCTGACGCTGGGCCGCGATGAGCTGGACCCGCAGCGGGCGCGGGTGATCGAGCTGGGCAACAACCGGCTGACCTTGCAACCGCTGGCGCAGGAGTGA
- the tssF gene encoding type VI secretion system baseplate subunit TssF, with translation MSMDNLTLRYFDAEMRYLREAGKEFAEAFPDRASQLNLDKPGAQDPYVERLFEGFAFLMGRLREKLDDDLPELTEGLVSLLWPHYLRTIPSLSIIELAPDLAQMKHSEAIARGFEVLSRPIGPQRTRCRYTTTQDLAVQPLALESVRLAHEADGRSLLRLRFSCGGLTDWSQIDLSRLALYLNADAPLASALHQALTLNMQALYSRLPEQERQPLDAHFAPRGFADEDRLWPKGDSAFSGYQLLLEYFTFREKFMFVTLCGLEQLNLAPATPWFELEVVLREPWPQAFSVSSEHIRLHCVPVINLFTLEADPLTLAPLQSDYLLRPMRLQDGHTEIYSVDQVTSSKDAVRQDYVPFTSFRHKGGMLRDDAPERYFHTRLKRSAKGLHDTWLILGGEGFDKDLLKDGESLSLRLTGTNGLLPRKALQSTLLDTLVQTIRSGLRVRNLCAPSLPCYPPDRDRFHWRVLSHLGSNFLPMLDSAEVLRGTLALYDWTASELNRRRLEAIVGVRHHLVQRFEKGFLLRGVDIEVTLDSSGFSGEGDISLFGEMLHRFFGLYADIHLFNQLTLILQPEGKCLRWNENHSQRIPG, from the coding sequence GTGAGCATGGACAATTTGACACTGCGCTACTTCGACGCCGAAATGCGTTACCTGCGCGAAGCCGGCAAGGAGTTCGCCGAAGCATTCCCGGACCGGGCGAGCCAGCTCAATCTGGACAAGCCGGGGGCACAAGACCCCTATGTGGAGCGCCTGTTCGAGGGCTTTGCGTTCTTGATGGGGCGCCTGCGCGAGAAGCTCGACGATGATCTGCCGGAGCTGACCGAGGGGCTCGTCAGCCTGCTGTGGCCCCATTATTTGCGCACCATTCCCTCGCTTTCGATCATCGAACTGGCACCCGATCTTGCGCAAATGAAGCACAGCGAGGCGATTGCCAGGGGCTTTGAGGTGTTATCCCGGCCGATCGGCCCGCAACGCACCCGCTGCCGTTACACCACCACCCAGGATCTGGCCGTGCAGCCGCTGGCCCTGGAATCGGTGCGCCTGGCCCATGAGGCGGATGGCCGTTCGCTGCTGCGGCTGCGTTTTAGCTGCGGCGGGTTGACCGACTGGAGCCAGATCGACCTCAGCCGCCTGGCGTTGTACCTCAATGCCGACGCGCCGCTGGCCAGTGCCTTGCACCAGGCGCTGACCCTGAACATGCAGGCGCTGTACTCGCGCCTGCCGGAGCAGGAGCGCCAGCCACTGGACGCGCATTTTGCGCCCAGGGGCTTTGCCGACGAGGACCGCCTGTGGCCCAAAGGGGACAGCGCGTTCAGCGGCTATCAATTGTTGCTGGAGTACTTCACCTTCCGCGAGAAGTTCATGTTCGTCACCCTCTGTGGTCTCGAACAACTGAACCTTGCGCCCGCTACCCCCTGGTTCGAACTGGAGGTGGTGCTGCGCGAGCCCTGGCCGCAGGCATTCAGTGTGAGCAGCGAGCATATTCGCCTGCATTGCGTGCCGGTGATCAACCTGTTCACGCTGGAGGCCGATCCGCTGACCCTGGCGCCGTTGCAGAGCGACTACCTGCTGCGGCCCATGCGGTTACAGGACGGGCACACGGAAATTTATTCGGTGGACCAGGTCACTTCATCAAAGGATGCCGTACGCCAGGACTATGTGCCGTTCACCAGCTTTCGGCACAAGGGCGGGATGCTGCGCGACGACGCGCCGGAGCGTTATTTCCATACCCGTTTGAAGCGTTCGGCCAAGGGGCTGCACGACACCTGGCTGATCCTGGGGGGGGAGGGCTTCGACAAGGACCTGCTCAAAGACGGCGAAAGCCTGTCATTGCGCCTGACCGGCACCAACGGTCTGTTACCGCGCAAGGCGTTGCAAAGCACCTTGCTCGACACGCTGGTGCAGACCATCCGCAGCGGCCTGCGGGTGCGCAATCTGTGTGCCCCCAGCCTGCCGTGCTACCCCCCTGACCGGGATCGTTTTCATTGGCGCGTGCTCAGCCATCTGGGGTCGAACTTCTTGCCGATGCTCGACAGTGCCGAGGTGCTGCGCGGCACGCTGGCGTTATACGACTGGACTGCCAGCGAGCTGAACCGGCGTCGACTGGAGGCGATTGTCGGGGTTCGCCATCATCTGGTGCAGCGCTTCGAGAAAGGTTTTCTGCTGCGCGGGGTGGATATCGAAGTGACCCTGGACAGCAGCGGCTTTTCGGGGGAGGGCGACATCAGCCTGTTCGGCGAAATGCTCCATCGCTTCTTTGGCCTGTATGCCGACATTCATTTATTCAACCAGCTCACGCTGATCTTGCAACCTGAAGGGAAGTGCCTGCGATGGAACGAGAACCACAGTCAGCGTATACCCGGCTGA
- a CDS encoding ImcF-related family protein, with amino-acid sequence MTQTVDSPKISPWSTALLLAVILALLVATGAMIWWWLMEPRVSSRAVMQELLLKGLLLWALLFGMALITWQIVLRGIRKLVYGSRWSPLSPSKKPDTPDHQSQLTQYLQTQYGLFWRYKVRLLLVVGEPAEIEAVAPTLAAQKWLEGQGTVLLWGGSALLAAESFQRNWAGLSRWRALDGVVWALTAAQYADDGATTSGARQLQSLARSLHWQLPLYLWQVCESAWPQPSRKLQEVGCRLPARDSAAALETALNTLLEPLRREGLEQMNTDRSHDFLLRLSRDLQVGGIARWRCTLARLAACFGHGVPLRGLWFSLPLAAPTHESKHDWLAPAAWHGVLGDKSGRRRLGWSAPRVAYGLALGLALVWGAGLLLSFISNRVQIAQVQSSLAALQQPGNADEQLRAFNDLVRELGRLDYRAEHGEPWYLRFGLSQNQHLLEVMWPRYVEANNSVLRDLTTARLQRQLNALIRSPAGSPQRAERAQGAYEQLKAYLMLARPEKADASFLVKALGNADPLRDGVSPGLWQALSPSLWQFYGEHLAANPQWAIKADPGLVAQARQILLSQLGQRNADTHLYRQVLDAAAHHYPDLSLQQMVAETDAAALFSTAARVPGVFTRQAWEGQVRRGIEQIADARREEIDWVLSDNQAEIAQQLTPDELRERLTERYFQDYANAWLDFLNSLRWQQAASLPGVIDQLTLISDVRQSPLIALMNTLAYQGQAGTRSQALADSLMKSAQQLMNQDKVEAIDQQVRGPGSPLDATFGPLLSLLGKDPAGNTETERLSLQAYLTRVTRVRLKLQQVSTAPDPQAMTQALAQSVFQGKSIDLTDTRSYASLVAASLGEQWSNVGQTLFVQPLEQAWQRVLQPSAAGLNSQWQRAIVSDWQAAFVGRYPFADTRSDASLAMLGQMIRADSGRIERFLQSQLSGVLRKEGSRWVAYPQHAQGLRLTPQFVAAINQLSHLADVLYTDGGMGLSFELQGKAVRDVVQTTFIFNGAKHEYFNQREFWQRFNWPGSSDHPGASLSWISVRTGERLFGDYPGTWGLIRLLEQARVTPLNDGESRYRLVLDAPDGLGLTWHLRTELDAGPLALLKLRNFTLPGQIFLGENGAKTL; translated from the coding sequence ATGACTCAAACAGTTGATTCTCCAAAAATCTCCCCCTGGAGTACGGCCTTACTGCTTGCGGTGATCCTGGCGTTGCTGGTGGCTACGGGCGCGATGATCTGGTGGTGGTTGATGGAGCCCCGGGTCAGCAGTCGTGCCGTCATGCAGGAACTGCTGCTTAAGGGCTTATTGCTGTGGGCATTATTGTTCGGTATGGCACTCATCACCTGGCAGATTGTTCTGCGCGGGATCCGCAAGCTGGTATATGGCTCCCGTTGGTCGCCATTGTCACCTTCCAAGAAGCCGGATACACCGGATCACCAGTCGCAGTTAACTCAATATTTGCAAACCCAATACGGCCTCTTCTGGCGCTATAAAGTCCGGCTGTTGCTGGTGGTGGGTGAGCCGGCAGAAATCGAAGCCGTGGCTCCGACCCTGGCCGCGCAGAAGTGGCTGGAGGGGCAGGGCACCGTGCTGTTGTGGGGTGGCAGCGCGCTGCTGGCGGCAGAGTCGTTCCAGCGCAATTGGGCCGGGCTCAGCCGCTGGCGTGCGCTGGACGGGGTGGTCTGGGCATTGACTGCAGCCCAGTACGCCGATGACGGGGCAACGACCTCGGGTGCGCGGCAGTTGCAGAGCCTGGCCCGCAGCCTGCACTGGCAGTTGCCGTTGTACCTGTGGCAGGTCTGCGAGAGTGCCTGGCCGCAGCCCTCGCGCAAGCTGCAGGAGGTCGGTTGCCGGTTGCCTGCACGAGACAGCGCTGCGGCGCTGGAAACTGCGCTGAATACCTTGCTCGAGCCTCTGCGTCGTGAGGGGCTGGAGCAGATGAACACCGACAGGAGTCACGATTTTTTGCTGCGTCTGTCGCGGGATTTGCAGGTCGGGGGCATTGCCCGCTGGCGGTGTACCCTGGCGCGGCTGGCCGCCTGTTTCGGCCATGGCGTGCCGTTGCGCGGGTTGTGGTTCAGCCTGCCGCTGGCGGCCCCGACCCATGAATCGAAACATGACTGGCTGGCACCTGCGGCGTGGCACGGGGTGCTGGGCGACAAGTCCGGGCGCCGTCGATTGGGCTGGAGCGCTCCGCGGGTTGCTTATGGGCTAGCGCTGGGTTTGGCGCTGGTGTGGGGCGCGGGGTTGTTGCTGTCGTTTATCAGCAACCGGGTGCAGATCGCCCAAGTGCAAAGCTCCTTGGCGGCGTTGCAGCAGCCGGGCAATGCGGACGAGCAACTGAGGGCGTTCAACGATCTGGTGCGCGAGCTGGGACGCCTGGATTATCGCGCCGAACATGGCGAGCCCTGGTATCTGCGTTTTGGCCTGAGCCAGAACCAGCACCTGCTGGAGGTCATGTGGCCGCGCTATGTCGAGGCCAACAATAGCGTGCTGCGTGACCTGACGACGGCCAGGTTGCAGCGCCAGCTCAATGCCTTGATCCGCTCGCCGGCGGGCAGCCCGCAACGGGCCGAACGGGCGCAAGGCGCCTATGAACAATTGAAGGCCTACTTGATGCTGGCGCGCCCGGAAAAAGCCGATGCGAGCTTTTTGGTCAAGGCGCTGGGCAACGCCGACCCGCTGCGCGACGGGGTGTCGCCGGGGCTCTGGCAAGCGCTGTCGCCGAGCCTGTGGCAGTTCTACGGTGAGCATCTGGCGGCGAATCCGCAGTGGGCCATCAAGGCCGACCCGGGGCTGGTGGCGCAGGCGCGCCAGATCCTGCTCAGCCAGTTGGGCCAGCGCAACGCCGACACCCACTTGTACCGTCAGGTGCTCGACGCGGCGGCCCATCATTACCCTGATTTGAGCTTGCAGCAGATGGTGGCTGAAACCGACGCGGCGGCGCTGTTCTCCACGGCGGCGCGGGTGCCGGGGGTGTTCACCCGCCAGGCCTGGGAGGGTCAGGTGCGCCGGGGGATTGAACAGATCGCCGACGCCCGGCGCGAGGAAATCGACTGGGTGCTCAGCGACAATCAGGCCGAGATCGCCCAACAACTGACCCCTGACGAACTGCGCGAACGCCTCACCGAACGCTACTTTCAGGACTACGCCAACGCCTGGCTGGATTTTCTCAACAGCCTGCGCTGGCAGCAGGCCGCCAGCTTGCCGGGGGTGATCGATCAATTGACCCTGATCAGCGATGTGCGCCAGTCGCCGCTGATTGCGCTGATGAACACCCTGGCCTATCAGGGCCAGGCCGGCACCCGCAGCCAGGCCCTGGCTGACTCGCTGATGAAGTCGGCGCAGCAGTTGATGAACCAGGACAAGGTCGAAGCGATCGACCAGCAAGTCCGTGGCCCGGGCAGCCCGCTGGACGCCACGTTCGGTCCGCTGCTGAGCTTGCTGGGCAAGGACCCGGCGGGCAATACCGAGACCGAGCGCTTGAGCCTGCAGGCCTACCTGACTCGGGTCACCCGGGTGCGCTTGAAACTGCAGCAAGTGAGCACCGCGCCCGACCCGCAGGCCATGACCCAGGCGCTGGCGCAAAGCGTGTTTCAGGGCAAGAGCATCGACCTCACCGACACCCGGTCCTACGCCAGCCTGGTGGCCGCCAGCCTTGGCGAACAGTGGAGCAACGTCGGCCAGACGCTGTTCGTGCAACCGCTGGAGCAAGCCTGGCAACGGGTGCTGCAGCCCTCGGCGGCGGGGCTCAACAGCCAGTGGCAGCGGGCGATTGTCAGCGACTGGCAGGCGGCTTTTGTCGGGCGCTACCCGTTTGCCGACACCCGCAGCGATGCCTCGCTGGCGATGCTGGGGCAAATGATTCGGGCTGATTCGGGGCGCATCGAACGTTTTTTACAAAGCCAGCTGAGCGGGGTCTTGCGCAAGGAAGGCAGCCGCTGGGTGGCCTACCCTCAGCATGCGCAGGGCCTGCGTTTGACCCCGCAGTTTGTGGCGGCGATCAACCAGCTGAGCCACTTGGCGGATGTGCTCTACACCGACGGTGGCATGGGCCTGAGCTTTGAGTTGCAAGGCAAAGCGGTGCGCGATGTGGTGCAGACCACCTTCATTTTCAACGGGGCCAAACATGAGTACTTCAACCAGCGAGAGTTCTGGCAGCGCTTCAACTGGCCGGGCAGCAGCGACCATCCGGGGGCGAGCCTGAGCTGGATCAGCGTGCGCACCGGCGAACGTTTGTTTGGTGATTACCCGGGCACCTGGGGGTTGATCCGCCTGCTGGAACAAGCCCGGGTCACGCCGCTGAATGATGGAGAGAGCCGCTACCGGCTGGTGCTCGATGCTCCGGACGGGCTGGGGTTGACCTGGCACCTGCGCACCGAACTGGATGCCGGGCCGCTGGCCTTGCTCAAGTTGCGCAACTTCACGCTGCCGGGGCAGATATTCCTTGGCGAGAACGGCGCAAAAACCCTGTGA
- a CDS encoding PAAR domain-containing protein, translating to MKPVIRQGDTLREYGGEVLEGHYECHGKPIACQGDAVHCNLHGRTEIAEGSDLLHINDRPAALHGHRSACGCTLVSSMPDSLVAS from the coding sequence ATGAAACCGGTGATCCGTCAGGGAGACACGTTAAGAGAATATGGAGGCGAAGTGCTGGAGGGACATTACGAGTGTCACGGCAAGCCGATTGCCTGTCAGGGCGATGCGGTGCACTGCAATCTGCACGGCCGGACCGAGATCGCCGAAGGCAGTGATCTGCTGCATATAAATGACCGGCCGGCGGCATTGCACGGTCATCGCAGCGCTTGTGGCTGCACGCTGGTCAGTTCAATGCCAGACAGTCTGGTGGCTTCATGA
- a CDS encoding DUF3304 domain-containing protein: MSAIKSRLLVRICAMVGAVLVQSAQASTLEAINHTHWAINRFSVDGRSGLDIIGPYQGGGGGCCYSAPSRWQPGLTVRVDWETGVAGSKGFPGFADRARYNSWLEKMEAQKRQHSKVVPVPDYTGQKVCGLTVHFLPCDELQVTTSCDAYGSPEYPIKTPLHLPEPQSCPQ; the protein is encoded by the coding sequence ATGTCCGCAATAAAGAGCCGTTTGCTCGTCAGAATCTGCGCCATGGTCGGGGCTGTGCTCGTGCAAAGCGCTCAGGCCAGCACACTCGAAGCCATCAATCACACCCACTGGGCCATTAACCGCTTCAGTGTGGACGGCCGTTCGGGCCTCGACATCATCGGCCCGTATCAGGGTGGCGGGGGAGGTTGCTGTTACAGCGCACCGTCGCGCTGGCAACCGGGGCTGACGGTGCGTGTTGATTGGGAAACGGGTGTAGCAGGTTCTAAAGGTTTTCCCGGTTTTGCTGATCGAGCCCGCTATAACTCTTGGCTTGAAAAAATGGAGGCTCAAAAACGCCAACACAGCAAAGTAGTCCCCGTCCCCGACTACACCGGTCAAAAAGTCTGCGGCCTGACCGTGCACTTTCTGCCGTGCGATGAGCTCCAGGTCACTACGTCCTGTGATGCCTACGGCAGCCCCGAATACCCGATCAAAACCCCGCTGCACTTGCCGGAGCCTCAATCATGTCCGCAGTAA
- a CDS encoding DUF3304 domain-containing protein, whose translation MPRSRDGRYRSVLLGTLVGVLLVHNAKASTLEAINHTHWAINRFSVDGRSGLDIIGPYQGGGGGCCYSAPSRWQPGLTVRVDWETGASGVSELADEFPGFADRPKYFAWKQKVNAQKRQLSKVVPVPDYTGQKVCGLTVHFLPCDELQVTTSCYAFGSPEYPIKTPLHLPEPQSCPQ comes from the coding sequence ATGCCCAGATCCAGGGACGGCAGGTATCGCAGCGTCTTGCTCGGTACGCTAGTTGGCGTTTTGCTCGTGCACAACGCCAAGGCCAGCACGCTCGAAGCCATCAATCACACCCACTGGGCGATCAACCGCTTCAGTGTGGATGGCCGTTCGGGCCTCGACATCATCGGCCCGTACCAGGGTGGCGGGGGAGGTTGCTGTTACAGCGCGCCGTCGCGCTGGCAGCCGGGGCTTACGGTGCGTGTTGATTGGGAAACGGGGGCAAGTGGAGTCAGTGAACTTGCGGATGAATTTCCCGGTTTTGCCGATAGGCCTAAGTATTTTGCATGGAAGCAAAAAGTGAATGCCCAAAAACGCCAACTCAGCAAAGTAGTCCCCGTCCCCGACTACACCGGCCAAAAAGTCTGTGGCCTGACCGTGCACTTCCTGCCGTGCGATGAGCTCCAGGTCACTACGTCCTGCTACGCCTTCGGCAGCCCCGAATACCCGATCAAAACCCCACTGCACCTGCCGGAGCCTCAGTCATGTCCGCAATAA
- a CDS encoding DUF4123 domain-containing protein, with amino-acid sequence MSSVDRDTWIELLEVCCAQVSITSLDIIIDQAAADSALLPSVLSVEPSLPWHSLFTGLPEAGLEDEAPLLVRVDLAQPLQRQWLVGLVQALGGRSQLLVLASLWPFQVVAEHLGRCLEASNGGCSGLLRYYDPRLFPLLFSHVLEPEQQQQLLRPAVFWSWLDRDGLAERLLGAPDNPDWPEDFAPIELSDSQLETLCCASDATLAMLSLADALPCEGSAEERFQICFAAMLDATRDGLLLTAQREAYTLERLRKLCAHRPGQNRN; translated from the coding sequence ATGAGTTCTGTTGATCGGGATACCTGGATCGAGCTGTTGGAGGTTTGCTGCGCACAAGTCAGCATCACCAGCCTGGATATCATTATTGATCAGGCCGCCGCTGACTCTGCGTTGCTCCCCAGTGTTCTGAGTGTCGAGCCTTCGTTGCCATGGCACTCATTATTCACCGGGTTGCCGGAGGCCGGCCTGGAGGATGAGGCGCCGTTGCTGGTGCGCGTCGATCTGGCGCAGCCCCTGCAGCGCCAGTGGCTGGTGGGTCTGGTGCAAGCGCTGGGTGGCCGTTCGCAGTTGCTGGTGCTGGCCTCCCTCTGGCCTTTTCAGGTCGTGGCCGAACATCTCGGACGCTGCCTGGAAGCGAGTAATGGTGGCTGTTCCGGCCTGTTGCGCTACTACGATCCGCGTCTGTTTCCGTTGCTTTTCAGTCATGTGCTTGAACCCGAACAGCAGCAGCAATTGTTGCGTCCGGCGGTCTTCTGGAGCTGGCTCGATCGCGACGGTCTTGCCGAAAGGCTTTTGGGAGCCCCCGATAACCCTGACTGGCCCGAAGACTTCGCCCCCATTGAACTGAGCGACAGCCAGCTGGAAACCCTTTGCTGCGCCAGCGATGCCACGCTGGCGATGCTGAGTCTTGCCGATGCCTTGCCGTGTGAAGGGAGCGCAGAAGAACGCTTTCAGATTTGCTTCGCGGCAATGCTGGACGCCACCCGGGACGGGTTGCTGCTGACTGCGCAACGCGAAGCCTACACCCTCGAAAGGTTGCGCAAGCTCTGTGCGCACCGCCCCGGACAAAACAGGAATTGA